From Spirosoma aerolatum, one genomic window encodes:
- a CDS encoding RNA polymerase sigma factor, whose product MARLAFVPTDEVLLAQLWLRFKAGDGQAFNQLIKKRYRVLFTYATRFTQNHELIKDCIQELFLELWYRRANVVETDYVTIYLIKALRNNLFRLLKKETGRETLLEDWEATGALLTDGRTYESDWILDEFSTEKENRLRQLIDKLPARQQEVIFLKFYKGLSNETIAQMMDVERQTVANFLYRALGTMKSTLRTQAFA is encoded by the coding sequence ATGGCTAGGTTGGCCTTTGTTCCTACTGATGAAGTTCTTCTTGCTCAACTCTGGCTCCGGTTCAAAGCGGGTGATGGGCAGGCGTTCAATCAATTAATCAAGAAGCGTTACCGGGTGCTGTTTACCTATGCTACCCGCTTTACCCAGAATCACGAGTTAATCAAAGACTGTATTCAGGAATTGTTTCTGGAGCTTTGGTATCGGCGGGCCAATGTGGTCGAAACCGACTATGTGACCATCTACCTCATCAAAGCCTTACGCAACAACCTGTTTCGACTACTCAAAAAAGAAACGGGTCGGGAAACGCTGCTGGAAGACTGGGAGGCAACGGGTGCCTTGCTAACCGACGGCCGTACGTATGAAAGCGACTGGATACTTGACGAATTCAGTACGGAAAAAGAAAATCGCCTGCGGCAACTCATCGACAAGCTTCCAGCCCGGCAGCAGGAAGTTATCTTTCTCAAATTTTACAAGGGTCTATCGAACGAAACCATTGCCCAGATGATGGATGTAGAGCGCCAAACCGTCGCCAATTTCCTGTATCGGGCTTTGGGAACCATGAAATCAACCCTACGCACGCAGGCGTTTGCCTAA
- a CDS encoding DUF1553 domain-containing protein, whose amino-acid sequence MRRIPPIPFTYPYLVLLASLLGCCAVGFLQSCSHVDKPVAILQLADKLPETVDYNLHVKPILSDKCFFCHGPDKNSQKAGLELATREGALAALKKTNGKHAIVPGNLANSEVYHRIITTDEHEMMPPKASNRVLSDYEKAILVKWIEQGAEYKPHWALIKPKQSELPTVSNTRWPKNPIDYFILHKLDEKGLKPSPEADKETLLRRVTLDLTGLPPTLNEIDAFLADHSPNAYEKVVDRLLQSPHYGEKMAVDWLDLARYADTHGYTVDRYRPMWPWRDWVIQAFNRNQPFSQFLTWQLAGDLLPHRNNDPTSHEQRLATAFNRNHSQNMEGGIINEEFRVEYVADRTNTLGTAMLGLTVECARCHDHKFDPISQKDYYSLFAFFNNVDEIGQISWDDAMPVPTMLLSDKKQDSLLAFIDTRIKTGEQSLNKIISTEKRSLAKWKAANHNTVTFDPKKGLQARFTFDKLVNGQFVSEVSPVDKGTVVDPVLAAGKFGQAFQSNGDDILNLGKVGIFNRAQPFSIGVWVNIPNGLNKGVILHKGQGDILYNFRGYFLNIRDGKAELRMAHTWPYNSINRVSQQPLPKQKWVHLTMTYDGSSKANGLKLYLDGREMPMTTERDNLYKDITFARSLSKDQPGLQVGADMRGTGIKNGLVDELVVYNRELTAPEVTLLAQSSGSSSPISTTVSEPNALLTYYLTNVSVPYQQQREALQQLRTERNRQVEAVPELMVMEEMKTPRPTYLLKRGVYDAHGERVRPDVPASILPFPANFPRNRLGLAQWLLHPDNPLTARVVVNRYWQTYFGTGLQKSSNNFGNQGGLPSHPELLDWLAINFRESNWNMKAMQKLIVMSATYRQSSRATKESLRQDPENVWLSRGPMSRLTAEMVRDNALAASGLLSAKIGGPSVKPYQPEGLWAVNNTTYEQDKGESLYRRSLYTFWRRTNPPPSMNTFDAPSRSYCVVQRQKTSTPLQALVLLNDPQFVEAAKVVAERSFTRSTTRSERLTNLFRLLTSRKPIPNEMAILNRLYEQEYQKFKKNPAKMNGWLQAGEYKLTENTDKPALAAGAVVASTVMNSEAFITKH is encoded by the coding sequence ATGCGACGAATACCGCCGATACCGTTTACTTACCCCTATCTAGTACTGCTGGCAAGCCTGCTTGGCTGTTGTGCTGTCGGTTTCCTGCAAAGCTGTAGCCATGTCGACAAACCTGTAGCCATTCTCCAATTGGCTGATAAGCTACCCGAAACCGTCGATTATAACCTGCACGTTAAGCCGATTCTGTCTGACAAATGCTTCTTTTGCCATGGCCCCGACAAGAATAGTCAGAAAGCTGGGCTGGAACTAGCCACCCGCGAAGGGGCATTGGCGGCTTTGAAAAAAACGAACGGTAAACATGCCATCGTTCCGGGCAATCTGGCGAACAGTGAAGTCTATCACCGGATCATCACGACCGACGAACACGAGATGATGCCGCCCAAAGCCTCGAACCGGGTTCTGTCGGATTACGAAAAAGCAATTCTCGTTAAGTGGATCGAACAGGGGGCCGAATACAAACCCCACTGGGCGCTGATCAAACCCAAACAGTCGGAGTTGCCGACCGTTTCCAATACCCGCTGGCCTAAAAACCCGATTGACTATTTCATCTTGCACAAACTGGACGAAAAGGGACTGAAACCTTCGCCCGAAGCCGACAAGGAAACGCTGCTCCGCCGGGTAACCCTCGACTTAACCGGATTACCTCCTACGCTCAATGAAATCGACGCGTTTCTGGCCGATCATTCGCCTAATGCCTATGAGAAAGTAGTCGATCGGTTACTACAATCGCCCCACTATGGCGAGAAAATGGCCGTCGACTGGCTCGATCTGGCTCGCTATGCCGATACGCACGGCTACACCGTTGATCGTTACCGACCCATGTGGCCCTGGCGCGACTGGGTGATTCAGGCATTCAACCGTAATCAGCCATTCAGCCAGTTTCTGACCTGGCAACTGGCTGGCGACTTGCTTCCCCATCGCAACAACGACCCGACCTCCCACGAACAACGGCTGGCTACGGCCTTCAACCGCAATCATTCGCAGAACATGGAGGGGGGGATTATCAACGAAGAATTCCGGGTCGAATACGTTGCCGACCGAACCAACACACTCGGCACGGCCATGCTGGGCCTTACCGTCGAATGCGCCCGCTGCCATGACCATAAGTTCGACCCCATTTCGCAGAAAGATTATTATAGTCTGTTCGCCTTTTTTAACAACGTCGATGAGATCGGGCAAATCTCCTGGGACGATGCCATGCCCGTGCCAACCATGCTCCTCTCCGACAAAAAACAGGATAGTTTGCTGGCCTTCATCGATACTCGCATCAAAACGGGCGAACAGTCGTTAAACAAAATTATATCGACCGAAAAACGGAGCCTTGCAAAGTGGAAAGCTGCTAATCATAATACCGTGACATTCGACCCAAAGAAAGGTTTACAGGCCCGGTTTACATTCGACAAGCTGGTTAATGGCCAGTTTGTCAGCGAGGTATCGCCTGTCGATAAAGGCACCGTCGTCGATCCGGTACTGGCAGCCGGAAAGTTCGGGCAGGCATTCCAATCCAATGGCGATGACATTTTGAATTTAGGTAAAGTAGGCATCTTTAACCGTGCACAACCTTTCTCCATTGGCGTCTGGGTCAACATTCCGAACGGATTGAATAAAGGGGTCATTCTGCACAAAGGTCAGGGCGATATTCTCTACAATTTCCGAGGGTATTTCCTGAATATACGCGATGGGAAAGCCGAACTTCGGATGGCGCACACCTGGCCGTATAACAGCATCAATCGGGTAAGCCAGCAACCCCTCCCCAAACAAAAATGGGTTCATCTCACCATGACCTACGATGGATCGAGTAAAGCCAATGGGTTGAAGCTGTATCTGGATGGCCGGGAAATGCCCATGACCACCGAACGGGACAACCTGTATAAAGACATTACGTTTGCCCGATCGCTGAGCAAGGATCAACCCGGTTTGCAGGTAGGAGCCGACATGCGAGGTACGGGCATCAAAAACGGGCTGGTCGATGAATTAGTCGTCTACAACCGTGAGCTGACGGCCCCGGAAGTTACCCTACTGGCTCAATCGTCGGGTAGTAGCTCACCCATCTCTACCACCGTATCGGAACCTAACGCGTTGCTAACCTATTACCTGACAAACGTATCGGTTCCATATCAGCAACAGCGGGAAGCCCTCCAGCAGCTACGCACCGAGCGTAATCGGCAGGTCGAAGCTGTTCCTGAGCTGATGGTGATGGAAGAAATGAAAACGCCCCGCCCGACATACCTCCTCAAACGCGGGGTATACGACGCCCACGGCGAACGCGTTCGACCCGATGTGCCAGCCAGTATCTTACCGTTTCCAGCCAATTTCCCGCGCAATCGACTCGGTCTGGCCCAATGGCTGCTGCACCCCGACAATCCGCTGACGGCCCGTGTAGTGGTCAACCGCTATTGGCAAACCTATTTTGGTACAGGTCTACAAAAATCATCCAACAATTTTGGCAATCAGGGTGGGCTTCCCTCCCACCCTGAACTCCTCGACTGGCTGGCGATTAACTTCCGGGAATCCAACTGGAACATGAAAGCCATGCAAAAGCTGATTGTCATGTCAGCTACCTATCGACAATCATCACGCGCAACGAAGGAAAGCCTCCGGCAAGACCCGGAAAACGTCTGGCTGTCGCGTGGCCCAATGTCGCGTTTAACGGCTGAGATGGTTCGCGACAACGCGCTGGCCGCCAGTGGGTTGCTATCCGCTAAAATTGGTGGCCCCAGCGTAAAACCTTACCAGCCCGAAGGGCTATGGGCCGTCAACAACACCACCTATGAGCAGGACAAGGGCGAAAGTTTGTATCGACGAAGTTTGTATACGTTCTGGCGCCGGACGAACCCGCCCCCGTCGATGAATACCTTCGATGCGCCCTCCCGTAGCTATTGTGTCGTCCAGCGACAGAAAACCAGTACACCCCTGCAAGCACTGGTTTTACTCAATGATCCGCAGTTTGTCGAAGCCGCTAAAGTCGTTGCCGAACGTTCATTTACACGTTCCACAACTCGCTCAGAACGACTTACAAACCTGTTCCGTCTGTTAACAAGCCGTAAACCGATTCCGAACGAAATGGCTATTCTGAACCGATTGTATGAGCAGGAATACCAGAAATTCAAAAAAAATCCGGCCAAAATGAACGGCTGGTTGCAGGCAGGCGAATACAAGCTGACAGAAAATACGGATAAACCTGCGCTGGCTGCGGGGGCCGTCGTTGCCAGCACGGTTATGAACTCAGAGGCATTTATTACCAAACATTAA
- a CDS encoding DUF1501 domain-containing protein produces the protein MNDKRIQSLADTFTRRSFLTKAGIGLGSLALGSLLPGNLFSTPSPTSSVPLVPHRSPKAKRIVYLCQSGGPSQLELFDYKPYLEKMHGKDLPESVRKGQRLTSMSAQQSSLPLVRSPYAFAQHGQSGAWVSELMPHTSRVTDDLCFIKSMFTEQINHDPALTFFQTGNQLAGRPSIGSWISYGLGSANENLPAFIVLVSKNAPQDQPLYARLWGNGFLPSKHQGVQFRSGADPVLYLNNPSGYTTADRRYMLDALKDLNQVQEELYGDPEVANHIAQYEMAFRMQTSVPEVNDLSDEPDWVFDLYGPEARNPGTFAANCLMARRLLERDVKFVQLYHQGWDQHGDLPKGIRRQCQATDQPSAALVQDLKQRGLLDDTIVVWGGEFGRTNYSQGKLTKDNYGRDHHPRCFTVWMAGGGVKPGITYGETDEFGYNIAHNPVHVHDFQATLLHLMGIDHEKLTYEFQGRRFRLTDVEGKIVKGILA, from the coding sequence ATGAACGATAAACGCATACAAAGTCTGGCCGATACGTTTACCCGGCGGTCATTTTTGACAAAGGCGGGTATTGGCCTGGGGTCGCTGGCATTAGGGTCTTTGCTGCCCGGAAATCTGTTTTCGACTCCGTCGCCAACGTCGTCCGTTCCGCTTGTTCCGCACCGGTCTCCCAAAGCCAAACGGATTGTGTACCTGTGTCAAAGCGGTGGTCCGTCCCAGCTCGAACTGTTCGACTACAAGCCGTATCTGGAAAAGATGCACGGCAAAGACCTGCCCGAATCGGTCCGCAAAGGGCAGCGCCTGACGAGTATGAGTGCTCAGCAATCCTCGTTACCGCTGGTTCGCTCCCCCTATGCCTTTGCCCAGCACGGCCAGAGTGGTGCCTGGGTGAGTGAGTTAATGCCTCACACCAGCCGGGTGACCGACGATCTGTGTTTTATCAAGTCGATGTTTACCGAACAGATCAATCATGACCCGGCACTGACATTCTTCCAGACTGGTAACCAACTGGCCGGTCGGCCCAGCATTGGCTCCTGGATTAGTTATGGCCTGGGGTCCGCCAACGAGAACTTACCCGCCTTCATCGTACTGGTTTCGAAAAATGCCCCGCAGGATCAGCCCCTCTATGCCCGGCTTTGGGGCAATGGCTTTCTACCGTCCAAACATCAGGGGGTGCAATTTCGATCCGGTGCCGATCCGGTATTGTATCTGAACAATCCATCGGGATACACTACGGCCGACCGACGCTATATGCTCGATGCACTCAAAGACCTCAACCAGGTACAGGAAGAACTCTACGGCGACCCGGAAGTAGCCAACCACATTGCTCAGTACGAAATGGCCTTTCGGATGCAAACGTCCGTACCAGAAGTCAACGACTTATCCGACGAACCCGATTGGGTATTTGACCTATATGGTCCTGAAGCCCGTAATCCAGGAACGTTTGCCGCGAATTGCCTCATGGCCCGTCGATTGCTGGAGCGGGATGTCAAGTTTGTGCAACTCTATCACCAGGGTTGGGACCAACATGGCGACTTACCCAAGGGAATCCGTCGTCAGTGTCAGGCAACCGACCAGCCTTCGGCCGCGTTGGTTCAGGATTTGAAACAACGGGGATTGCTCGATGATACCATCGTTGTGTGGGGTGGTGAATTTGGACGTACCAACTATTCACAGGGGAAACTGACAAAGGACAATTACGGTCGCGATCACCATCCGCGCTGTTTCACCGTCTGGATGGCAGGTGGCGGTGTAAAACCGGGAATTACCTATGGCGAAACGGATGAATTCGGGTACAACATTGCCCATAACCCCGTGCATGTACATGATTTCCAGGCAACGCTGCTCCACCTGATGGGCATCGACCACGAAAAACTAACCTACGAATTCCAGGGCCGTCGCTTCCGTCTGACCGATGTTGAAGGCAAAATTGTGAAAGGAATTTTAGCGTAA
- a CDS encoding NHL repeat-containing protein, producing the protein MNQPQTRRTFLKQSTAAVASSMVINLIGYARNPDSDVIGHGAYRYRVNKEWGILDPAKTPVFNCHEMVKDSKGRLIMINDEVKNNILVYDKSGKLLDSWGTRYPGGHGLTLASEGGEDVLFITDCGYFFGRDNKWHAQSGGIFKTTLDGSLLFSIGHPSTIGIYKPDQKFMPTEVAVAPNGDFYVADGYGSDYIIQYNHQGQYIRHFGGHNNANPDHNLNNAHGVAVDLRQPNNPKLICTSREDNAFKFFTLDGKYLETVQLPGAYVCRPVINGENIYAGVCWSKSRETGKRFDNSGFVTILDKNNRVVSNPGGTQPEYKNGALQQLYQDGNTFYHGHDVCVDEDHNLYVCQWNAKRTYPIKLERV; encoded by the coding sequence ATGAATCAGCCTCAAACCCGCCGAACGTTTCTTAAACAGTCAACAGCAGCCGTTGCTAGCTCGATGGTAATCAATCTTATTGGTTACGCCCGAAATCCAGACAGTGATGTGATTGGTCATGGTGCGTATCGTTACCGCGTCAATAAGGAATGGGGCATACTCGACCCAGCCAAAACGCCTGTGTTTAACTGCCATGAAATGGTCAAAGACTCGAAAGGGCGGCTGATTATGATCAACGATGAGGTCAAAAACAACATTCTGGTCTACGATAAATCGGGAAAATTGCTCGATTCGTGGGGTACTCGCTACCCCGGTGGACATGGCCTCACGCTAGCCAGCGAAGGGGGCGAAGACGTCCTGTTCATTACGGACTGTGGCTATTTCTTTGGGCGCGACAACAAATGGCACGCACAATCGGGTGGCATTTTCAAGACAACCCTTGATGGCAGCCTGCTCTTCAGCATTGGTCACCCGTCGACCATTGGCATCTACAAACCCGATCAGAAATTCATGCCGACCGAAGTTGCCGTTGCGCCCAACGGTGATTTCTACGTGGCCGATGGCTATGGTTCCGACTACATCATTCAATACAATCATCAGGGCCAATACATCCGCCATTTTGGAGGCCATAACAACGCCAATCCCGATCATAACCTCAACAACGCCCACGGAGTAGCGGTTGATCTACGACAACCCAATAACCCCAAACTCATCTGTACCTCGCGGGAAGACAACGCCTTCAAATTCTTCACCCTCGACGGAAAATACCTCGAAACCGTTCAACTTCCCGGAGCGTATGTTTGTCGGCCTGTAATTAATGGAGAGAACATTTACGCGGGTGTATGCTGGTCGAAATCACGGGAAACAGGCAAGCGATTCGACAATTCAGGCTTTGTGACCATTCTGGACAAGAACAATCGAGTGGTGTCAAATCCGGGCGGAACACAACCTGAATACAAAAACGGAGCGCTCCAGCAACTCTATCAGGACGGCAACACGTTCTACCACGGCCACGACGTGTGCGTTGATGAAGACCATAATCTATACGTCTGCCAGTGGAACGCCAAACGAACCTATCCCATCAAGCTGGAGCGCGTGTAA
- a CDS encoding CBS domain-containing protein, which yields MKHREPVSNIMTRTVFTVNLNDDLHQVIDLINHHKIRHVPVIDANEIVGMISKTDVNRLTFSSLFEGQEDADEAVLQILTIDQVMTHKPRTIPVGMTIREVAEVFAEEEFHALPVVDDENKLVGIVTTTDLIQYLLDQY from the coding sequence ATGAAACACAGAGAGCCTGTTTCGAACATTATGACCCGCACGGTATTCACCGTCAACCTCAACGATGACCTCCACCAGGTTATTGACCTCATCAATCACCACAAAATCAGACATGTGCCTGTTATCGACGCCAATGAAATCGTTGGCATGATCAGCAAAACGGACGTCAACCGATTGACGTTCAGTTCGCTGTTCGAAGGCCAGGAAGATGCCGACGAAGCCGTTTTACAGATACTCACGATTGACCAGGTAATGACCCATAAGCCCCGGACGATTCCCGTCGGTATGACTATTCGGGAAGTAGCCGAAGTGTTTGCCGAAGAAGAATTCCATGCCCTGCCCGTTGTCGACGACGAGAATAAACTGGTTGGTATTGTGACAACTACCGATTTGATTCAGTACCTGCTCGATCAGTACTAG
- a CDS encoding outer membrane beta-barrel protein → MKGYLSVILIVLSWDGFAQSGTDFYKYQPDTRRFVGLRVGVNYSHTAVRAYNIGPLAGMRPFAGFYIGGFFQKNLQSDLVYRLDANVQMKGVRVLNTSGNVGIQAKYYYAGFTPQFGLQLMRQLTVYAGPELNIMLAKHDEIGRNSYPVEVGATVRLLYSFRNLGVELSYFRSFTQYDFLTFGQASTAGYRHDFYNRNLQVGLVYRFN, encoded by the coding sequence ATGAAAGGTTATCTGAGTGTCATACTTATCGTACTGTCCTGGGATGGATTTGCCCAGAGCGGTACTGATTTCTACAAATACCAGCCGGACACAAGACGTTTTGTCGGCTTACGGGTGGGAGTTAATTATTCGCATACGGCTGTTCGAGCTTATAATATTGGGCCATTGGCTGGTATGCGGCCATTTGCCGGATTCTATATAGGAGGATTTTTTCAGAAAAACCTGCAGTCTGATCTAGTGTATAGGCTGGATGCAAACGTTCAGATGAAGGGGGTGCGGGTTTTGAATACAAGCGGGAATGTGGGTATCCAGGCCAAGTATTACTATGCCGGATTTACACCCCAGTTCGGTCTACAGCTTATGAGGCAGTTAACCGTGTATGCTGGTCCTGAATTGAATATAATGCTGGCGAAGCATGATGAAATTGGTCGAAATAGTTACCCCGTTGAAGTGGGTGCGACCGTTCGGCTCTTGTATTCTTTTCGGAACCTGGGAGTTGAGCTTAGTTATTTCCGCTCGTTTACCCAATATGATTTTTTAACGTTTGGCCAAGCCAGTACGGCTGGCTACCGTCATGACTTCTATAACCGTAATTTGCAGGTGGGGTTAGTCTATCGATTCAATTAA
- a CDS encoding TolB family protein, with amino-acid sequence MMKRLLLWSIVFACLSSCRENEDVAVDPTKRVRPVNLQIAVSGTDYTLSWQEVRIICITAPCPDIADVEAETYDVQIASGELGPFRTYQTLSADQKSIRIPVASAGEQLVARIISNNKSAPPVNSNVVMVTNGFLSQSLYYPGFGSSTTVMGGDVTADGKKATYSLSIEQGAGQYINPLYVVNLQNEQPVSTKLVTQQGAKASFSRDGGQLAYPSRAENGLIIYDIASEQTRTLPVPDAAWIQGIDWSPDGKWLAFSTVSNEESRLWKLAASGGAAIPLTPALPISASTYIRQTNIDWSPDGQFIAVSRGRSGGNSQQWRGVISLYSPDGGGEVKFFDAQPGWVDTTPSFSPDGKRLAFLSTRTSPSATVYSLWVRDLSTGKVRQINMLPGLIPSADYAPRWLGNERLLFMGTQQGKQGYFSVFL; translated from the coding sequence ATGATGAAGCGTTTACTGCTCTGGTCGATTGTATTTGCGTGTCTGAGCTCCTGTAGGGAGAATGAGGACGTTGCGGTTGATCCAACTAAACGGGTAAGACCAGTTAACCTGCAGATTGCTGTAAGTGGCACTGACTATACACTCAGTTGGCAGGAAGTTCGTATCATTTGCATTACGGCACCCTGCCCCGATATTGCGGATGTCGAAGCTGAAACCTATGACGTACAGATTGCCTCCGGCGAGTTAGGGCCGTTTCGCACGTATCAGACCCTAAGCGCTGACCAAAAATCAATTCGTATTCCAGTAGCTTCGGCTGGTGAGCAACTGGTTGCCCGGATTATATCGAACAACAAAAGTGCCCCTCCGGTGAACTCCAATGTGGTTATGGTCACAAACGGATTCCTATCGCAGTCGCTTTACTATCCCGGATTTGGAAGTTCAACAACTGTTATGGGAGGGGATGTGACAGCGGATGGTAAGAAGGCTACGTACTCGTTATCAATTGAGCAGGGTGCAGGACAGTACATTAATCCGCTGTATGTAGTTAACTTACAGAACGAACAGCCTGTTTCAACAAAGCTGGTAACCCAGCAGGGAGCGAAAGCGTCATTTTCGCGAGATGGCGGACAGCTTGCCTATCCTTCCAGAGCAGAAAATGGACTTATTATCTACGATATTGCATCCGAACAAACGCGAACCTTGCCTGTGCCGGATGCCGCCTGGATACAGGGAATAGACTGGTCGCCGGATGGTAAGTGGCTGGCGTTTTCCACCGTTTCCAATGAAGAATCCCGCCTTTGGAAACTAGCGGCATCGGGTGGTGCAGCAATTCCATTGACACCTGCGTTGCCCATCAGTGCATCAACCTATATTCGGCAAACCAACATAGACTGGTCGCCGGATGGTCAGTTTATCGCCGTTTCACGCGGTCGGAGCGGGGGAAATAGCCAACAGTGGCGGGGTGTTATTTCCTTGTACTCTCCCGATGGGGGTGGCGAGGTGAAATTTTTTGACGCGCAACCCGGCTGGGTCGATACAACGCCGTCGTTTTCGCCCGATGGTAAACGGCTAGCTTTTCTAAGTACGCGAACCAGTCCGTCGGCTACTGTCTATAGTCTATGGGTTCGGGATTTGTCAACTGGCAAAGTGCGCCAGATCAATATGTTACCCGGCCTGATTCCATCGGCCGATTACGCCCCCCGCTGGCTTGGTAATGAACGACTGCTATTTATGGGCACTCAGCAAGGAAAGCAAGGCTATTTTTCCGTATTCCTGTAA